A region of Vitis riparia cultivar Riparia Gloire de Montpellier isolate 1030 chromosome 12, EGFV_Vit.rip_1.0, whole genome shotgun sequence DNA encodes the following proteins:
- the LOC117926231 gene encoding putative zinc finger protein CONSTANS-LIKE 11 isoform X1 gives MRQIEERRKSRIPPTDYMEPICEFCGVVRAVVYCKSDAARLCLHCDNSVHSANALSRRHLRSLLCDKCNLQPGIYRCMDEKLCICQACDWIGNGCSAPGHRLQSLQFYMGCPSLSDFSRLWSSVLDLPSATGLKAGWGSMNSVAVDENCVSQCLEPTDNEGSLVLGCNKLNEQKPWVGASSSMPGAYSSMPPDRKFTSSYCKDQTPFLPDESNPSKGCSNFKDLGLNEGGDLCQGINMDDVAVNFENSDEMIGSSQGHSTCRYDNAGMDSRLMDKNLSVTESNGPVENALEASSLRQHDCNAFPSSCAAGSANVIEAMSGSVGCMLVNPSCSRKMGLGFPGGQVHASVSLSLSNVTGESSAADYQDCGLSPAFLAGESPWASNLDAHCPQARDKAKMRYNEKKKTRTFGKQIRYASRKARADTRKRVRGRFVKAGEAYDYDPLTSTSN, from the exons ATGA GACAGATTGAGGAGCGAAGAAAAAGCCGAATTCCCCCCACAGATTATATGGAACCTATCTGTGAGTTTTGTGGCGTGGTGAGGGCAGTAGTTTACTGCAAGTCGGATGCTGCTAGACTTTGCTTACATTGTGACAACTCTGTTCACTCTGCTAATGCTCTGTCGCGCAGGCATCTGCGTTCCCTGCTATGTGATAAATGCAATTTGCAGCCTGGAATATACCGGTGTATGGATGAGAAATTGTGTATATGTCAAGCTTGTGACTGGATTGGCAATGGCTGCTCAGCCCCGGGACATAGACTCCAGTCATTGCAGTTCTATATGGGTTGTCCTTCTTTGTCTGATTTCTCAAGGCTTTGGTCTTCAGTTCTTGATTTGCCCAGTGCCACCGGTCTTAAGGCTGGATGGGGTTCAATGAATTCAGTGGCTGTGGATGAGAATTGTGTGAGCCAGTGCTTAGAGCCTACAGACAATGAAGGCTCCCTTGTCTTGGGGTGCAACAAGTTGAATGAACAAAAGCCCTGGGTGGGTGCATCTTCCTCAATGCCTGGTGCATACTCCTCAATGCCACCTGATCGGAAGTTCACTTCATCATACTGTAAAGACCAAACACCTTTCTTGCCAGATGAGTCGAATCCATCAAag GGTTGTTCCAATTTCAAGGATCTTGGGCTTAATGAAGGTGGTGATCTCTGTCAGGGCATCAACATGGATGATGTTGCAGTGAACTTTGAGAACAGTGACGAGATGATCGGTTCCTCACAAGGTCATTCTACATGCCGATATGACAATGCAGGAATGGACAGCCGATTAATGGATAAAAACTTATCAGTTACTGAATCTAATGGCCCCGTAGAAAATGCTTTAGAG GCTTCGTCACTGAGGCAACACGACTGCAATGCTTTTCCATCCTCTTGTGCTGCTGGGTCAGCTAATGTGATCGAGGCTATGAGTGGTAGTGTCGGCTGCATGCTTGTGAACCCTAGTTGCAGCAGAAAGATGGGACTAGGATTTCCTGGTGGGCAAGTTCATGCGAGTGTATCACTTTCACTATCCAATGTCACTGGTGAAAGTAGTGCAGCTGATTATCAAGATTGTGGACTTTCACCAGCATTTCTGGCTGGTGAATCACCATGGGCATCGAATTTGGATGCTCATTGCCCACAAGCAAGGGACAAAGCTAAGATGAGAtacaatgagaaaaagaaaacacgaAC CTTTGGCAAACAAATCAGATATGCTTCTCGTAAAGCCAGAGCTGATACTAGAAAACGTGTGAGAGGCAGATTTGTTAAGGCGGGTGAAGCATATGACTATGACCCTCTTACATCAACAAGCAACTGA
- the LOC117926231 gene encoding putative zinc finger protein CONSTANS-LIKE 11 isoform X3, whose protein sequence is MRQIEERRKSRIPPTDYMEPICEFCGVVRAVVYCKSDAARLCLHCDNSVHSANALSRRHLRSLLCDKCNLQPGIYRCMDEKLCICQACDWIGNGCSAPGHRLQSLQFYMGCPSLSDFSRLWSSVLDLPSATGLKAGWGSMNSVAVDENCVSQCLEPTDNEGSLVLGCNKLNEQKPWVGASSSMPGAYSSMPPDRKFTSSYCKDQTPFLPDESNPSKGINMDDVAVNFENSDEMIGSSQGHSTCRYDNAGMDSRLMDKNLSVTESNGPVENALEASSLRQHDCNAFPSSCAAGSANVIEAMSGSVGCMLVNPSCSRKMGLGFPGGQVHASVSLSLSNVTGESSAADYQDCGLSPAFLAGESPWASNLDAHCPQARDKAKMRYNEKKKTRTFGKQIRYASRKARADTRKRVRGRFVKAGEAYDYDPLTSTSN, encoded by the exons ATGA GACAGATTGAGGAGCGAAGAAAAAGCCGAATTCCCCCCACAGATTATATGGAACCTATCTGTGAGTTTTGTGGCGTGGTGAGGGCAGTAGTTTACTGCAAGTCGGATGCTGCTAGACTTTGCTTACATTGTGACAACTCTGTTCACTCTGCTAATGCTCTGTCGCGCAGGCATCTGCGTTCCCTGCTATGTGATAAATGCAATTTGCAGCCTGGAATATACCGGTGTATGGATGAGAAATTGTGTATATGTCAAGCTTGTGACTGGATTGGCAATGGCTGCTCAGCCCCGGGACATAGACTCCAGTCATTGCAGTTCTATATGGGTTGTCCTTCTTTGTCTGATTTCTCAAGGCTTTGGTCTTCAGTTCTTGATTTGCCCAGTGCCACCGGTCTTAAGGCTGGATGGGGTTCAATGAATTCAGTGGCTGTGGATGAGAATTGTGTGAGCCAGTGCTTAGAGCCTACAGACAATGAAGGCTCCCTTGTCTTGGGGTGCAACAAGTTGAATGAACAAAAGCCCTGGGTGGGTGCATCTTCCTCAATGCCTGGTGCATACTCCTCAATGCCACCTGATCGGAAGTTCACTTCATCATACTGTAAAGACCAAACACCTTTCTTGCCAGATGAGTCGAATCCATCAAag GGCATCAACATGGATGATGTTGCAGTGAACTTTGAGAACAGTGACGAGATGATCGGTTCCTCACAAGGTCATTCTACATGCCGATATGACAATGCAGGAATGGACAGCCGATTAATGGATAAAAACTTATCAGTTACTGAATCTAATGGCCCCGTAGAAAATGCTTTAGAG GCTTCGTCACTGAGGCAACACGACTGCAATGCTTTTCCATCCTCTTGTGCTGCTGGGTCAGCTAATGTGATCGAGGCTATGAGTGGTAGTGTCGGCTGCATGCTTGTGAACCCTAGTTGCAGCAGAAAGATGGGACTAGGATTTCCTGGTGGGCAAGTTCATGCGAGTGTATCACTTTCACTATCCAATGTCACTGGTGAAAGTAGTGCAGCTGATTATCAAGATTGTGGACTTTCACCAGCATTTCTGGCTGGTGAATCACCATGGGCATCGAATTTGGATGCTCATTGCCCACAAGCAAGGGACAAAGCTAAGATGAGAtacaatgagaaaaagaaaacacgaAC CTTTGGCAAACAAATCAGATATGCTTCTCGTAAAGCCAGAGCTGATACTAGAAAACGTGTGAGAGGCAGATTTGTTAAGGCGGGTGAAGCATATGACTATGACCCTCTTACATCAACAAGCAACTGA
- the LOC117926231 gene encoding putative zinc finger protein CONSTANS-LIKE 11 isoform X2 has product MEPICEFCGVVRAVVYCKSDAARLCLHCDNSVHSANALSRRHLRSLLCDKCNLQPGIYRCMDEKLCICQACDWIGNGCSAPGHRLQSLQFYMGCPSLSDFSRLWSSVLDLPSATGLKAGWGSMNSVAVDENCVSQCLEPTDNEGSLVLGCNKLNEQKPWVGASSSMPGAYSSMPPDRKFTSSYCKDQTPFLPDESNPSKGCSNFKDLGLNEGGDLCQGINMDDVAVNFENSDEMIGSSQGHSTCRYDNAGMDSRLMDKNLSVTESNGPVENALEASSLRQHDCNAFPSSCAAGSANVIEAMSGSVGCMLVNPSCSRKMGLGFPGGQVHASVSLSLSNVTGESSAADYQDCGLSPAFLAGESPWASNLDAHCPQARDKAKMRYNEKKKTRTFGKQIRYASRKARADTRKRVRGRFVKAGEAYDYDPLTSTSN; this is encoded by the exons ATGGAACCTATCTGTGAGTTTTGTGGCGTGGTGAGGGCAGTAGTTTACTGCAAGTCGGATGCTGCTAGACTTTGCTTACATTGTGACAACTCTGTTCACTCTGCTAATGCTCTGTCGCGCAGGCATCTGCGTTCCCTGCTATGTGATAAATGCAATTTGCAGCCTGGAATATACCGGTGTATGGATGAGAAATTGTGTATATGTCAAGCTTGTGACTGGATTGGCAATGGCTGCTCAGCCCCGGGACATAGACTCCAGTCATTGCAGTTCTATATGGGTTGTCCTTCTTTGTCTGATTTCTCAAGGCTTTGGTCTTCAGTTCTTGATTTGCCCAGTGCCACCGGTCTTAAGGCTGGATGGGGTTCAATGAATTCAGTGGCTGTGGATGAGAATTGTGTGAGCCAGTGCTTAGAGCCTACAGACAATGAAGGCTCCCTTGTCTTGGGGTGCAACAAGTTGAATGAACAAAAGCCCTGGGTGGGTGCATCTTCCTCAATGCCTGGTGCATACTCCTCAATGCCACCTGATCGGAAGTTCACTTCATCATACTGTAAAGACCAAACACCTTTCTTGCCAGATGAGTCGAATCCATCAAag GGTTGTTCCAATTTCAAGGATCTTGGGCTTAATGAAGGTGGTGATCTCTGTCAGGGCATCAACATGGATGATGTTGCAGTGAACTTTGAGAACAGTGACGAGATGATCGGTTCCTCACAAGGTCATTCTACATGCCGATATGACAATGCAGGAATGGACAGCCGATTAATGGATAAAAACTTATCAGTTACTGAATCTAATGGCCCCGTAGAAAATGCTTTAGAG GCTTCGTCACTGAGGCAACACGACTGCAATGCTTTTCCATCCTCTTGTGCTGCTGGGTCAGCTAATGTGATCGAGGCTATGAGTGGTAGTGTCGGCTGCATGCTTGTGAACCCTAGTTGCAGCAGAAAGATGGGACTAGGATTTCCTGGTGGGCAAGTTCATGCGAGTGTATCACTTTCACTATCCAATGTCACTGGTGAAAGTAGTGCAGCTGATTATCAAGATTGTGGACTTTCACCAGCATTTCTGGCTGGTGAATCACCATGGGCATCGAATTTGGATGCTCATTGCCCACAAGCAAGGGACAAAGCTAAGATGAGAtacaatgagaaaaagaaaacacgaAC CTTTGGCAAACAAATCAGATATGCTTCTCGTAAAGCCAGAGCTGATACTAGAAAACGTGTGAGAGGCAGATTTGTTAAGGCGGGTGAAGCATATGACTATGACCCTCTTACATCAACAAGCAACTGA
- the LOC117926231 gene encoding putative zinc finger protein CONSTANS-LIKE 11 isoform X4, which produces MRQIEERRKSRIPPTDYMEPICEFCGVVRAVVYCKSDAARLCLHCDNSVHSANALSRRHLRSLLCDKCNLQPGIYRCMDEKLCICQACDWIGNGCSAPGHRLQSLQFYMGCPSLSDFSRLWSSVLDLPSATGLKAGWGSMNSVAVDENCVSQCLEPTDNEGSLVLGCNKLNEQKPWVGASSSMPGAYSSMPPDRKFTSSYCKDQTPFLPDESNPSKGCSNFKDLGLNEGGDLCQGINMDDVAVNFENSDEMIGSSQGHSTCRYDNAGMDSRLMDKNLSVTESNGPVENALEASSLRQHDCNAFPSSCAAGSANVIEAMSGSVGCMLVNPSCSRKMGLGFPGGQVHASVSLSLSNVTGESSAADYQDCGLSPAFLAGESPWASNLDAHCPQARDKAKMRYNEKKKTRTYVVQL; this is translated from the exons ATGA GACAGATTGAGGAGCGAAGAAAAAGCCGAATTCCCCCCACAGATTATATGGAACCTATCTGTGAGTTTTGTGGCGTGGTGAGGGCAGTAGTTTACTGCAAGTCGGATGCTGCTAGACTTTGCTTACATTGTGACAACTCTGTTCACTCTGCTAATGCTCTGTCGCGCAGGCATCTGCGTTCCCTGCTATGTGATAAATGCAATTTGCAGCCTGGAATATACCGGTGTATGGATGAGAAATTGTGTATATGTCAAGCTTGTGACTGGATTGGCAATGGCTGCTCAGCCCCGGGACATAGACTCCAGTCATTGCAGTTCTATATGGGTTGTCCTTCTTTGTCTGATTTCTCAAGGCTTTGGTCTTCAGTTCTTGATTTGCCCAGTGCCACCGGTCTTAAGGCTGGATGGGGTTCAATGAATTCAGTGGCTGTGGATGAGAATTGTGTGAGCCAGTGCTTAGAGCCTACAGACAATGAAGGCTCCCTTGTCTTGGGGTGCAACAAGTTGAATGAACAAAAGCCCTGGGTGGGTGCATCTTCCTCAATGCCTGGTGCATACTCCTCAATGCCACCTGATCGGAAGTTCACTTCATCATACTGTAAAGACCAAACACCTTTCTTGCCAGATGAGTCGAATCCATCAAag GGTTGTTCCAATTTCAAGGATCTTGGGCTTAATGAAGGTGGTGATCTCTGTCAGGGCATCAACATGGATGATGTTGCAGTGAACTTTGAGAACAGTGACGAGATGATCGGTTCCTCACAAGGTCATTCTACATGCCGATATGACAATGCAGGAATGGACAGCCGATTAATGGATAAAAACTTATCAGTTACTGAATCTAATGGCCCCGTAGAAAATGCTTTAGAG GCTTCGTCACTGAGGCAACACGACTGCAATGCTTTTCCATCCTCTTGTGCTGCTGGGTCAGCTAATGTGATCGAGGCTATGAGTGGTAGTGTCGGCTGCATGCTTGTGAACCCTAGTTGCAGCAGAAAGATGGGACTAGGATTTCCTGGTGGGCAAGTTCATGCGAGTGTATCACTTTCACTATCCAATGTCACTGGTGAAAGTAGTGCAGCTGATTATCAAGATTGTGGACTTTCACCAGCATTTCTGGCTGGTGAATCACCATGGGCATCGAATTTGGATGCTCATTGCCCACAAGCAAGGGACAAAGCTAAGATGAGAtacaatgagaaaaagaaaacacgaACGTATGTTGTTCAACTCTGA